The Pseudomonas protegens genome contains the following window.
CGGGGCGCGGCCCAATGGGCCAGGCAACGCAAGGCCCCCGAAGGGTCCAGCAAGGCCTGACTCAGATACTCGCGAGGATCGGCCAGCAACGGCAGCAGCAAGCGCAGCGCCTTGACCCGCACACTGGCGCCGCAGCTGTGCATCACCTCTTCCAGCAGGGGCACGGCCTGTGCGGCCGGCAGCTCGGCGCAGGCATCCACCGCCATCTGCCGCACACTGACTTCGCTGTGGCGCAAAGCCCGGGCCAGCAGCGCCGTCCGATCCGGCGCCCCTTCGAGCAACAGCTCGAAGACAAAGCGCGCGGCCTTGCCACGGCAAGCGGCAAAAGCCGCTTCAACTTCTTCGCGTACCTGGGCCAGCTGCAGCACCGCACGCGCCCGTTCCAGGGTCGCGCCGTGGTCCGCGCGCTGTTTGCCGGCCAGGGCCAGCAGCGGCTTCAGACTCTGCAACAGCAGCTCGGCGCGCTCGGGTGCCAGATACCCCTCGATCGCCGCGGCAGCCTCCTGGCGTACCTGGGGCACCCAATCGTTGAGGCGCTCCAGCAAGGCCGCCAGGGCCTCGGCCGAAGGCTGTGCGGCCAGGCCGCGCACGGCGGCCTGACGAACGAAACCGTTGCCAAAGCGGCTCAGTTCCAGCCAGGCGCTGTGCCGGTCCAACTCCTCCATCACCTCCCGCACGCGGCGGGCTTCGTAGTCGCTCAGTTGGTACTGCCAGCCGGGCGGCGCCGCTATCAAGGCGTCCATGTCGTCCATTGTTCTACCCCTTAACGCACACCACCTGACGCAGGGTGTGCACCACTTCCACCAGCTCGCGCTGGGCGTGCATCACTTGGTCGATGTCCTTGTAGGCCATCGGGATTTCGTCGATCACCGCTTCGTCCTTACGGCACTCCACATGGGCGGTCGCGCGGATCTGGTCGGCCAGGGTGAAGGTGTTCTTGGCCTTGGTGCGGCTCATGGTACGCCCCGCGCCGTGGCTGCAGGAGCAGAACGCCTCCTCGTTACCCAGCCCGCGAACGATGAAGCTATTGGCCCCCATCGACCCCGGGATGATCCCCAGCTCGCCCTTCTTCGCCGACACCGCGCCCTTGCGGGTCACCAGCACCTCTTCACCGAAGTGGCGCTCCTTCTGCACGTAGTTGTGGTGACAGTTGACGGCCTCCAGCGCCACTTCGAAGGGCTTGCTGATCACCTGGCGGGTGGCCTGGATCACCAGTTGCATCATCAGCTCGCGGTTCTGCCGGGCGAAATCCTGGGCCCAGGCCACGGCTTCCACATAGTCGTCGAAGTGTTGGCTGCCTTCCTCGAAGTAGGCCAGGTCGCGGTCCGGCAGGTTGGCGATATGTTGGCGCATATCGGCCTGGGCCAGGTGAATGAACAGGTTGCCGATGGCGTTACCGACGCCGCGGGAACCGCTGTGGAGCATGAACCAGACCCGGTTGGCCTCATCCAGGCAGACCTCGATGAAGTGGTTACCGCCGCCGAGGGTTCCCAGGTGCTTGCGGTTGTTGCTGTTGGCCAGGGCCGGGTACTTATCGGTGATCGCCTTGAAGCGCGGATGCAACGCCGCCCACGCCTGGTCGGCCTGATTCGGTACGTCACCCCAGGCGCCCTTATCGCGACCGCTACGGGGCGAAGTACGACCGTGAGGCACCGCCGCCTCGATGGCGCTACGCAATCCGGCCAGGTTATCCGGCAGGTCCGAGGCGGTCAGCGAGGTACGGGCGGCGATCATTCCGCAACCGATATCCACCCCGACCGCCGCCGGGATGATCGCGCCCACCGTGGGGATCACGCTACCGATGGTCGATCCCTTACCCAGGTGCACGTCGGGCATCACCGCCAGGTGCTTGAAGATGAACGGCATCTTCGCGGTGTTCATCAATTGCTGGCGCGCTTCGTTTTCCACGGGCACGCCCTGGGTCCACATCTTGATCGGCTTGCCGTTGGCGACTTCCAGCAGTTGGTAGGTCTTGTGTTCCATGTCGTTGACTCTTTTTCCTGTGGCCGCTGATTCGGCCTTGTTCAATAGGGTGTGCAGGAGCCGGGGCGCAGCAGACGGTCTCAGGGGCCTCTTCGCCGGCAAGCCAGCTCCTACGGCGTTGCGGTGTTCGGTACAGACGGCGACCAGTGGAGGTGGAACATGCAGCGCGCTCTGCCTCTGAGCTAGCACCTTGCGGTGCGCGGGACTCGAACCCGCGACCACGCTGTCCTGTAGTTCCACCGGCATTCGCCGGGTCAATCGGTGCAGGCCTGGCCTGCGGGCAGCGACAAGGGAACGGGCACATTTGCTCTACCGACTGAGCTACAGCCTGGCGGCTGGCGGGGCTCGAACCCGCGACAAAATGTAGTACCCGTGGCATTCGCTGCCATCCCGCCGAGGCGGGGGGAAAAGATGCGACGACAAGGAGTCGATGAAACGGTGCACTCGCGTTCTGACCATTGAACCACGGCGCCGTTTTCCAGCACCGGCGGGAATCGAACCCGCATCTCGAACCTTGGATGTAGTTCCATCCGCATTCGTCGCAAAAACTGCAAAAAAGGTGGCACGACAAAAGGAGTGACTGATCGCCGGATTCGAACCGGCTTAACCAATATGTACAGCCACTGGCATTCGTGCCGTCACCGGCCCTGACAAGAGTTGCTGAGACGCCTTTGGATGTAGTCACAGCGGCATTCAGGGCCAATGAGCAAAAAATCTGTGGTGTGCGCCGGCTGGCCGGCGCACGGTTTATCTCATGTTCCAGCGATCAGAGCGGCATCGCCTCGATCGCCTTGACCCAGTGCTGCGCACCGTAGTTGCCCGCGGTGAACTGCTCGATCACATCGAACACCGCGTCACTGAAGCCGCCGACGTTGAGGATGTCCTCGCGGTCTGGCGCCTGGGTCGTGGCGCCGGGTTGCATATCGATGCACACCAGCTTCGCCTGCGGGTTGATGGCCCGGATCCGCTCCCACTGGCGCATGGTTTCCGTGGCGCCGTGGCGCCGCGCATCGATCCACGACTCGTTATCCGAGACCAGGATCAGGGTGTCCACGCGGCTCTTGGCGTTGGCCAGCTGTGCCAGGGGCGCCGAGCAGTTGGTCCCGCCTCCGCCGATGTTCGCCAGCTTCTGCGCATTGCTCATCACGCTGTCCCGCGGGTTGAGGTGAATGTTCACCACCCCCCGCTCGAACGGCATGACCCGCGCCGCCGGCTGCTTGCGCAACACCGCGGCCGCCACCAGTGCCGCCACATCGATGCAACGCACCGCGGTGGTGGCGCCCTGGCGATAGCCGGTGACCGGGCTGTGCATCGAGCCCGAGACATCCGGGCACACCACCACGTGGCCCGCCAGCGCCGGGACGTTGGCCAGGGACAGCTCCAGGGCATCCTGCAGCGCCTCGCGGACCAACTGCGGCACGTCCTCGCCAGCCATGCGGTAGGCCGCCAGCAACTGGTACGGATAGACCCGGGCCTTGGCCACCTCCCCCGCATCCGCCAACCGCGCCGCCACGTACTCGCTGCAACCCGGCACCTGGAACGCGCCGTGGCGGGCCAGGGTGTTGAGGTTCATGCGCAGCCCCTGCCAACCCATGTTGCGGGCCTGCGCCGCCCATTGTTCGGCGCTCAGCGTCTCGTTGCCGAGCAACTGGAACGGCACCTGCGGCACCAGGGTTGTCGCCCCGCTGCGAAACGCCAGCAGCTCGCGGGTCAGCTCAGGCAGCGCCTGCACATCCACCGGCTTGCCGATCACCCAGGCGAAGAAGGCTTCGCGCCAGGCTTCACTTGGCTTGGGGTGAACCATCTTCAGCACGTCCCCCAGGGACGGCTTGGTGCCGATCGAGGCCTGCAACAGCTGACGCTCACTGGCGCTGTTCAACCAGTTCTGCACCAGGCGCTTGGGCTGCGACCCCAGGGATTTGCGCCCGGTCACGCCGCTGCGCAGGATCTGCACGAAGTTGCGCAGCATCTTGCCGTTGTCCACCACCTGGGCGAACAGCTCCGGCACCAGGGCCGAGCGTTGTGCGGTCAGCGCCGCCAGCAGCAGCGCCGGCATGTCCTTCATATGGCCTTGCTGCCGAGCGTAACGGGCGGCCTGGGCGACGAAGCGGCTGTCCAGCTGGCTCACCAGTTGCAGCACCGCGTCCAGTTGACCTTCAGGCGAGGTGTAGAAGGTCGAGTTCAGGCAACCGGTGACCGCCAGCTGGGCCAGGCGATGCTTGGCGTTGTAGGCATAAGCCCCGGCCTTGGAAGCGTTCAGGGTGGTGCTCACTGGCGCTTTTGCCTGTTGGGTGTTGAACAGCTGGAAGTTGGCCATCTTGGCGTCTCGCTCTGTTGTCTCGTTCGTTGCCAGATACAGTGCAGCCGCTGTGCCAGGTTTTGTTTTTCCGGCAAATTATTTTTTAACTTATTGATTTATAACGTTTTTATTTTTATTCAATTTTTCACTGAGCATTCAACAAGACAAACGCCTCGATAATTTTATATCTTTGCTTATCGCTTTTTATCTTCAGGTATAAACATGTCGAGCAAGCCCACGGTCGCCATCGGTTTTGTCGGTTCCACCCTCGATCGCGTCGGCAAGGGCGCCAATCGCTGGAGCCATTGGCGGCCCACGGTCGGCCTGTGCCAGCAGCAGGATGTGCTGATCAACCGCCTGGAACTGATCCACGGCCTGGACGCCCGGGATATCAGCCTGGCCGAACGGGTGGCCAACGATGTGCGCCAGGTGTCGCCGGAAACCGAAGTGCGCCTGCACCCCATGGGCCTGAACAACCCCTGGGATTTCGAGGAGGTGTACGCCGCCCTGCACGACTTCACCAGCGCCTACCCGTTCGATACCGAGCGCGAGGACTACCTGGTGCACATCACCACCGGCACCCACGTGGCGCAGATCTGCTGGTTCCTGCTGACCGAGGCGCGCTACCTCCCGGCCCGACTGATCCAGACCTCGCCGGCCCGGCGCCGCGACCCCAGCGAACACGCCACCGGCACCCATGCCTTGATCGACCTCGACCTGTCGCGCTACGACCGCATCGCCTCGCGTTTTGCCCACAAGCGCCTGGAAG
Protein-coding sequences here:
- a CDS encoding PBS lyase; translated protein: MDDMDALIAAPPGWQYQLSDYEARRVREVMEELDRHSAWLELSRFGNGFVRQAAVRGLAAQPSAEALAALLERLNDWVPQVRQEAAAAIEGYLAPERAELLLQSLKPLLALAGKQRADHGATLERARAVLQLAQVREEVEAAFAACRGKAARFVFELLLEGAPDRTALLARALRHSEVSVRQMAVDACAELPAAQAVPLLEEVMHSCGASVRVKALRLLLPLLADPREYLSQALLDPSGALRCLAHWAAPRHGLDPREVLLQRLQQPAPRNKRAWLGLLGLVKELQEPMADAMVRQALASPAPSVRLLALQTLSERGMAEQLAALDDASDKVFNCALGLLHEQPWAVFDEALEQRLDQHWHDLPKARRWALLALKPGWRQLEYLLWRLGQGGSEAAYWRQTLARWCDSRYGMFDPVTPKPLREAMLQRVQAMEAAGELPAGSAKRLL
- a CDS encoding RtcB family protein, with protein sequence MEHKTYQLLEVANGKPIKMWTQGVPVENEARQQLMNTAKMPFIFKHLAVMPDVHLGKGSTIGSVIPTVGAIIPAAVGVDIGCGMIAARTSLTASDLPDNLAGLRSAIEAAVPHGRTSPRSGRDKGAWGDVPNQADQAWAALHPRFKAITDKYPALANSNNRKHLGTLGGGNHFIEVCLDEANRVWFMLHSGSRGVGNAIGNLFIHLAQADMRQHIANLPDRDLAYFEEGSQHFDDYVEAVAWAQDFARQNRELMMQLVIQATRQVISKPFEVALEAVNCHHNYVQKERHFGEEVLVTRKGAVSAKKGELGIIPGSMGANSFIVRGLGNEEAFCSCSHGAGRTMSRTKAKNTFTLADQIRATAHVECRKDEAVIDEIPMAYKDIDQVMHAQRELVEVVHTLRQVVCVKG
- a CDS encoding vWA domain-containing protein, coding for MANFQLFNTQQAKAPVSTTLNASKAGAYAYNAKHRLAQLAVTGCLNSTFYTSPEGQLDAVLQLVSQLDSRFVAQAARYARQQGHMKDMPALLLAALTAQRSALVPELFAQVVDNGKMLRNFVQILRSGVTGRKSLGSQPKRLVQNWLNSASERQLLQASIGTKPSLGDVLKMVHPKPSEAWREAFFAWVIGKPVDVQALPELTRELLAFRSGATTLVPQVPFQLLGNETLSAEQWAAQARNMGWQGLRMNLNTLARHGAFQVPGCSEYVAARLADAGEVAKARVYPYQLLAAYRMAGEDVPQLVREALQDALELSLANVPALAGHVVVCPDVSGSMHSPVTGYRQGATTAVRCIDVAALVAAAVLRKQPAARVMPFERGVVNIHLNPRDSVMSNAQKLANIGGGGTNCSAPLAQLANAKSRVDTLILVSDNESWIDARRHGATETMRQWERIRAINPQAKLVCIDMQPGATTQAPDREDILNVGGFSDAVFDVIEQFTAGNYGAQHWVKAIEAMPL